A genomic segment from Muntiacus reevesi chromosome 15, mMunRee1.1, whole genome shotgun sequence encodes:
- the VPS33B gene encoding vacuolar protein sorting-associated protein 33B, which yields MALPHRPDAPELPDFSMLKRLARDQLIYLLEQLPGKKDLFIEADLMSPLDRIANVSILKQHEVDKLYKVEKKPALSSSEQLCFLVRPRIKNMRYIASLVNADKVAGRTRKYKVIFSPQKFYACEMVLEEEGVYGDVSCDEWAFSLLPLDVDLLSMELPEFFRDYFLEGDQRWINTLAQALHLLSTLYGPFPNCYGIGRCAKMSYELWKRLEEEEDGETKGRRPEIGHIFLLDRDMDFVTALCSQVVYEGLVDDTFRIKCGSVDFGPEVTSSDKSLKVLLNAEDKVFNEIRNEHFSNVFGFLSQKARNLQAQYDRRRGMDIKQMKNFVSQELKGLKQEHRLLSLHIGACESIMKKKTKQDFQELIKTEHALLEGFNIRESTNYIEEHIDRQVSPIESLRLMCLLSITENGLIPKDYRSLKTQYLQSYGPEHLLTFSNLRRAGLLTEQAPGDTLTAVESKVSKLVTDKAAGKITDAFSSLAKRSNFRAISKKLNLIPRVDGEYDLKVPRDMAYVFSGAYVPLSCRIIEQVLERRGWQGLDEVVRLLNCSELAFTDMTKDDKASSESLRLILVVFLGGCTFSEISALRFLGREKGYRFIFLTTAVTNSARLMEAMSEVKA from the exons ATGGCTCTTCCCCATCGACCGGACGCCCCAGAGCTGCCTGACTTCTCCATGCTCAAGAGGCTGGCCCGAGACCAGCTCATCTACCTGCTGGAGCAG CTTCCAGGAAAGAAAGACTTATTCATTGAGGCAGATCTCATGAGCCCTTTGGATCGAATCGCCAATGTCTCCATCCTAAAG CAGCACGAAGTAGACAAGCTATACAAAGTGGAGAAGAAGCCGGCTCTCAGCTCCAGTGAACA GTTGTGCTTCCTGGTCAGACCTCGCATCAAGAATATGCGGTACATTGCCA GTCTCGTCAATGCTGACAAAGTGGCTGGCCGAACTCGGAAATACAAAGTGATCTTCAGTCCTCAGAAG TTTTACGCGTGTGAGATGGTGCTTGAGGAAGAGGGCGTCTATGGAG ATGTGAGCTGTGACGAATGGGCCTTCTCTCTCTTGCCTCTTGATGTGGATCTGTTGAGCATGGAACTACCAGAGTTTTTCAGGGACTACTTCCTG GAAGGAGATCAGCGTTGGATCAACACTCTGGCGCAAGCTTTGCACCTCCTCAGCACCCTCTATGGACCCTTCCCCAACTGCTATGGAATTGGCAGGTGTGCCAAG ATGTCATATGAACTGTGGAAGAgactggaagaggaggaggatggtgAAACCAAGGGCCGAAGGCCAGAAATTGGACATATCTTTCTCCTGGACAGAG ACATGGACTTTGTGACGGCACTTTGCTCCCAGGTGGTTTATGAGGGCCTGGTGGATGACACTTTCCGCATCAAGTGTG GGAGTGTTGACTTTGGCCCAGAAGTCACGTCCTCTGACAAGAGCCTGAAAGTGCTGCTCAATGCCGAGGACAAG GTGTTTAATGAGATTCGGAACGAGCACTTCTCCAATGTCTTCGGCTTCCTTAGCCAGAAGGCCCGGAATCTGCAGGCCCAGTATGAT CGCCGGAGAGGCATGGACATCAAGCAGATGAAGAACTTCGTGTCTCAGGAGCTCAAGGGACTGAAACAGGAGCACCGCCTGCTGAGCCTCC ATATTGGGGCCTGTGAATCCATCATGAAGAAGAAAACCAAGCAGGACTTCCAGGAGCTCATCAAGACTGAGCATG CGCTACTGGAGGGGTTCAACATCCGGGAGAGCACCAACTACATTGAAGAGCACATCGACCGGCAG GTGTCACCCATAGAAAGCCTCCGTCTTATGTGCCTTTTGTCCATCACGGAGAATG gtttgatccccaaggaTTACCGATCCCTGAAAACCCAGTACCTGCAG AGCTATGGCCCCGAGCACTTGCTGACCTTCTCCAACCTGCGGCGAGCTGGGCTCCTAACAGAGCAGGCCCCAGGAGACACCCTCACAGCCGTGGAGAGTAAAGTGAGCAAGCTGGTGACGGACAAGGCCGCAG GAAAGATTACTGATGCCTTCAGTTCcctggccaagagaagcaatttCCGAGCCATCAGCAAGAAGCTGAATTTG ATCCCACGCGTGGATGGCGAGTATGACCTGAAAGTGCCGCGTGACATGGCATACGTGTTCAGCGGTGCATACGTGCCCCTCAGCTGCAGAATCATCGAGCAG GTGCTGGAGCGACGGGGCTGGCAGGGCCTGGATGAAGTGGTGCGGCTGCTCAACTGCAGTGAGCTGGCCTTCACAG ACATGACCAAGGATGACAAGGCCTCCAGCGAGTCCCTGCGTCTCATCTTGGTGGTGTTCTTGGGTGGCTGCACGTTCTCTGAGATCTCAGCCCTCCGGTTCCTGGGCAGAGAGAAAG GTTACAGGTTCATTTTTCTGACAACAGCAGTCACCAACAGTGCCCGCCTCATGGAGGCCATGAGTGAGGTGAAAGCCTGA
- the PRC1 gene encoding protein regulator of cytokinesis 1 isoform X3, whose translation MRRSEVLAEESILCLQKALNHLREIWELIGIPEDQRLQRTEVVKKHIKDLLDMMIAEEESLKERLIKSIAVCQKELNTLCSELNVEPFHEEGETTILQLEKDLRTQVELRRKQKKERKQELKILQEQDQELCEILCMPHYEIDSTSVPSLEELNQFRQHVATLRETKASRREEFVNIKRQIILCMEELEHTPDTSFERDVVCEDEEAFCLSLENIATLQKLLRQLEVRKSQNEAVCEGLRAQIRELWDRLQIPAEEREAVATVMTGSKAKVRKALQLEVDRLEELKMQNMKKVIEAIRVEVAQHWDKCFYSQEQRRAFAAYYSEDYTENLLQLHDAEIVRLRNYYEVHKELFEGVQKWEESWRLFLEFERKASDPSRFTNRGGNLLKEEKQRAKLQKTLPKLEEELKARIEMWEQEHSKAFVVNGQKFMEYVTEQWEMHRLEKERAKQERQLKNKKQTETEMLYGSTPRTPNKRRGLAPSTPGKVRKLNTTTMSNATANSSIRPVFSGTVYRSPVSRLPPSGGKPVITSTCSGKKTPRAVKHGANKENLELNGSILSGGYPDSAPPRRNFSINSVASTYSEFARELSKASKSDAASRILNSTNIQS comes from the exons ATGAGGAGAAG TGAGGTGCTGGCGGAGGAGTCCATACTATGTCTCCAGAAAGCCCTGAATCACCTTCGGGAAATATGGGAATTGATTGGCATTCCAGAGGACCAGCGGTTACAAAGAACTGAGGTTGTAAAGAAGCACATCAAG GACCTCCTGGATATGATGATTGCTGAAGAGGAAAGCCTGAAGGAAAGACTTATCAAAAGCATAGCCGTCTGTCAAAAAGAACTGAACACTCTGTGCAGCGAGTTAAATGTTGAGCCTTTTCAT GAAGAAGGAGAGACAACCATCTTGCAACTAGAAAAGGATTTGCGTACTCAGGTAGAActgaggagaaaacagaaaaaggagagaaaacaagaactgaaaattcttcaagaacaaGATCAAGAACTGTGTGAAATTCTTTGCATGCCCCATTATGAAATCGACAGCACCTCAGTTCCCAGCTTAGAAGAGCTGAACCAGTTTAGACAGCATGTGGCAACTTTGAGGGAAACAAAG GCATCTAGGCGTGAGGAGTTTGTTAACATAAAGAGACAAATCATACTGTGTATGGAGGAATTAGAGCACACTCCGGACACAAGCTTTGAAAGAGACGTGGTGTGTGAAGATGAAGAAGCCTTCTGTTTATCTCTGGAAAATATTGCAACACTACAGAAGTTGCTCCGGCAG CTGGAAGTGCGAAAATCACAAAATGAAGCAGTGTGTGAGGGGCTGCGTGCTCAGATACGAGAACTCTGGGATAGGTTGCAAATACctgcagaagaaagagaagctGTGGCCACGGTTATGACTGGGTCGAAGGCCAAGGTCCGGAAAGCG CTGCAGTTAGAAGTGGATCGGTTGGAAGAACTGAAAATGCAAAACATGAAGAAGGTGATCGAGGCAATCCGAGTGGAGGTGGCGCAGCACTGGGACAAGTGTTTCTACAGCCAGGAGCAGAGGCGGGCGTTCGCCGCCTACTACTCCG AGGACTACACAGAAAATCTGCTCCAGCTCCATGATGCCGAGATCGTGCGGTTAAGAAACTACTATGAGGTTCACAAAGAACTCTTTGAAGGTGTCCAGAAGTGGGAAGAAAGCTGGAGGCTTTTCTTAGAGTTTGAG AGAAAAGCTTCAGATCCAAGTCGATTTACAAATCGTGGAGGAAATCTTCTAAAAGAGGAAAAGCAGAGAGCCAAACTCCAAAAAACACTCCCTAAG TTGGAAGAGGAGTTGAAAGCAAGAATTGAAATGTGGGAACAGGAGCATTCAAAGGCATTTGTGGTGAATGGGCAGAAATTCATGGAGTACGTAACAGAACAGTGGGAGATGCACCGGCTGGAGAAGGAGAGGGCCAAGCAGGAACGA caactaaagaacaagaagcagacagagacagagatgctCTATGGCAGTACTCCGCGAACACCCAACAAGCGGCGAGGACTGGCACCCAGCACTCCGGGCAAAGTGCGCAAG CTGAACACTACCACCATGTCCAATGCTACGGCCAACAGCAGCATTCGGCCTGTCTTTTCGGGGACAGTCTACCGCTCCCCTGTGTCTCGACTTCCACCTTCTGGCGGCAAG CCAGTCATCACTTCCACCTGTTCAGGGAAAAAAACACCCCGTGCCGTCAAGCATGGAGCCAACAAGGAGAACCTGGAGCTCAATGGCAGCATCCTCAGCGGTGGGTACCCTGACTCGGCCCCCCCACGGCGCAACTTCAGCATTAATTCTGTTGCCAGCACCTATTCTGAGTTTGCG cGCGAACTTTCAAAGGCTTCCAAATCTGATGCTGCTTCCCGAATCCTCAATTCAACCAACATCCAGTCCTGA
- the PRC1 gene encoding protein regulator of cytokinesis 1 isoform X1 gives MRRSEVLAEESILCLQKALNHLREIWELIGIPEDQRLQRTEVVKKHIKDLLDMMIAEEESLKERLIKSIAVCQKELNTLCSELNVEPFHEEGETTILQLEKDLRTQVELRRKQKKERKQELKILQEQDQELCEILCMPHYEIDSTSVPSLEELNQFRQHVATLRETKASRREEFVNIKRQIILCMEELEHTPDTSFERDVVCEDEEAFCLSLENIATLQKLLRQLEVRKSQNEAVCEGLRAQIRELWDRLQIPAEEREAVATVMTGSKAKVRKALQLEVDRLEELKMQNMKKVIEAIRVEVAQHWDKCFYSQEQRRAFAAYYSEDYTENLLQLHDAEIVRLRNYYEVHKELFEGVQKWEESWRLFLEFERKASDPSRFTNRGGNLLKEEKQRAKLQKTLPKLEEELKARIEMWEQEHSKAFVVNGQKFMEYVTEQWEMHRLEKERAKQERQLKNKKQTETEMLYGSTPRTPNKRRGLAPSTPGKVRKLNTTTMSNATANSSIRPVFSGTVYRSPVSRLPPSGGKPVITSTCSGKKTPRAVKHGANKENLELNGSILSGGYPDSAPPRRNFSINSVASTYSEFAKDPSLSDSSTVGLQRELSKASKSDAASRILNSTNIQS, from the exons ATGAGGAGAAG TGAGGTGCTGGCGGAGGAGTCCATACTATGTCTCCAGAAAGCCCTGAATCACCTTCGGGAAATATGGGAATTGATTGGCATTCCAGAGGACCAGCGGTTACAAAGAACTGAGGTTGTAAAGAAGCACATCAAG GACCTCCTGGATATGATGATTGCTGAAGAGGAAAGCCTGAAGGAAAGACTTATCAAAAGCATAGCCGTCTGTCAAAAAGAACTGAACACTCTGTGCAGCGAGTTAAATGTTGAGCCTTTTCAT GAAGAAGGAGAGACAACCATCTTGCAACTAGAAAAGGATTTGCGTACTCAGGTAGAActgaggagaaaacagaaaaaggagagaaaacaagaactgaaaattcttcaagaacaaGATCAAGAACTGTGTGAAATTCTTTGCATGCCCCATTATGAAATCGACAGCACCTCAGTTCCCAGCTTAGAAGAGCTGAACCAGTTTAGACAGCATGTGGCAACTTTGAGGGAAACAAAG GCATCTAGGCGTGAGGAGTTTGTTAACATAAAGAGACAAATCATACTGTGTATGGAGGAATTAGAGCACACTCCGGACACAAGCTTTGAAAGAGACGTGGTGTGTGAAGATGAAGAAGCCTTCTGTTTATCTCTGGAAAATATTGCAACACTACAGAAGTTGCTCCGGCAG CTGGAAGTGCGAAAATCACAAAATGAAGCAGTGTGTGAGGGGCTGCGTGCTCAGATACGAGAACTCTGGGATAGGTTGCAAATACctgcagaagaaagagaagctGTGGCCACGGTTATGACTGGGTCGAAGGCCAAGGTCCGGAAAGCG CTGCAGTTAGAAGTGGATCGGTTGGAAGAACTGAAAATGCAAAACATGAAGAAGGTGATCGAGGCAATCCGAGTGGAGGTGGCGCAGCACTGGGACAAGTGTTTCTACAGCCAGGAGCAGAGGCGGGCGTTCGCCGCCTACTACTCCG AGGACTACACAGAAAATCTGCTCCAGCTCCATGATGCCGAGATCGTGCGGTTAAGAAACTACTATGAGGTTCACAAAGAACTCTTTGAAGGTGTCCAGAAGTGGGAAGAAAGCTGGAGGCTTTTCTTAGAGTTTGAG AGAAAAGCTTCAGATCCAAGTCGATTTACAAATCGTGGAGGAAATCTTCTAAAAGAGGAAAAGCAGAGAGCCAAACTCCAAAAAACACTCCCTAAG TTGGAAGAGGAGTTGAAAGCAAGAATTGAAATGTGGGAACAGGAGCATTCAAAGGCATTTGTGGTGAATGGGCAGAAATTCATGGAGTACGTAACAGAACAGTGGGAGATGCACCGGCTGGAGAAGGAGAGGGCCAAGCAGGAACGA caactaaagaacaagaagcagacagagacagagatgctCTATGGCAGTACTCCGCGAACACCCAACAAGCGGCGAGGACTGGCACCCAGCACTCCGGGCAAAGTGCGCAAG CTGAACACTACCACCATGTCCAATGCTACGGCCAACAGCAGCATTCGGCCTGTCTTTTCGGGGACAGTCTACCGCTCCCCTGTGTCTCGACTTCCACCTTCTGGCGGCAAG CCAGTCATCACTTCCACCTGTTCAGGGAAAAAAACACCCCGTGCCGTCAAGCATGGAGCCAACAAGGAGAACCTGGAGCTCAATGGCAGCATCCTCAGCGGTGGGTACCCTGACTCGGCCCCCCCACGGCGCAACTTCAGCATTAATTCTGTTGCCAGCACCTATTCTGAGTTTGCG AAGGATCCGTCCCTCTCTGACAGCTCCACTGTTGGGCTTCAG cGCGAACTTTCAAAGGCTTCCAAATCTGATGCTGCTTCCCGAATCCTCAATTCAACCAACATCCAGTCCTGA
- the PRC1 gene encoding protein regulator of cytokinesis 1 isoform X5, whose protein sequence is MRRSEVLAEESILCLQKALNHLREIWELIGIPEDQRLQRTEVVKKHIKDLLDMMIAEEESLKERLIKSIAVCQKELNTLCSELNVEPFHEEGETTILQLEKDLRTQVELRRKQKKERKQELKILQEQDQELCEILCMPHYEIDSTSVPSLEELNQFRQHVATLRETKASRREEFVNIKRQIILCMEELEHTPDTSFERDVVCEDEEAFCLSLENIATLQKLLRQLEVRKSQNEAVCEGLRAQIRELWDRLQIPAEEREAVATVMTGSKAKVRKALQLEVDRLEELKMQNMKKVIEAIRVEVAQHWDKCFYSQEQRRAFAAYYSEDYTENLLQLHDAEIVRLRNYYEVHKELFEGVQKWEESWRLFLEFERKASDPSRFTNRGGNLLKEEKQRAKLQKTLPKLEEELKARIEMWEQEHSKAFVVNGQKFMEYVTEQWEMHRLEKERAKQERQLKNKKQTETEMLYGSTPRTPNKRRGLAPSTPGKVRKLNTTTMSNATANSSIRPVFSGTVYRSPVSRLPPSGGKPVITSTCSGKKTPRAVKHGANKENLELNGSILSEGSVPL, encoded by the exons ATGAGGAGAAG TGAGGTGCTGGCGGAGGAGTCCATACTATGTCTCCAGAAAGCCCTGAATCACCTTCGGGAAATATGGGAATTGATTGGCATTCCAGAGGACCAGCGGTTACAAAGAACTGAGGTTGTAAAGAAGCACATCAAG GACCTCCTGGATATGATGATTGCTGAAGAGGAAAGCCTGAAGGAAAGACTTATCAAAAGCATAGCCGTCTGTCAAAAAGAACTGAACACTCTGTGCAGCGAGTTAAATGTTGAGCCTTTTCAT GAAGAAGGAGAGACAACCATCTTGCAACTAGAAAAGGATTTGCGTACTCAGGTAGAActgaggagaaaacagaaaaaggagagaaaacaagaactgaaaattcttcaagaacaaGATCAAGAACTGTGTGAAATTCTTTGCATGCCCCATTATGAAATCGACAGCACCTCAGTTCCCAGCTTAGAAGAGCTGAACCAGTTTAGACAGCATGTGGCAACTTTGAGGGAAACAAAG GCATCTAGGCGTGAGGAGTTTGTTAACATAAAGAGACAAATCATACTGTGTATGGAGGAATTAGAGCACACTCCGGACACAAGCTTTGAAAGAGACGTGGTGTGTGAAGATGAAGAAGCCTTCTGTTTATCTCTGGAAAATATTGCAACACTACAGAAGTTGCTCCGGCAG CTGGAAGTGCGAAAATCACAAAATGAAGCAGTGTGTGAGGGGCTGCGTGCTCAGATACGAGAACTCTGGGATAGGTTGCAAATACctgcagaagaaagagaagctGTGGCCACGGTTATGACTGGGTCGAAGGCCAAGGTCCGGAAAGCG CTGCAGTTAGAAGTGGATCGGTTGGAAGAACTGAAAATGCAAAACATGAAGAAGGTGATCGAGGCAATCCGAGTGGAGGTGGCGCAGCACTGGGACAAGTGTTTCTACAGCCAGGAGCAGAGGCGGGCGTTCGCCGCCTACTACTCCG AGGACTACACAGAAAATCTGCTCCAGCTCCATGATGCCGAGATCGTGCGGTTAAGAAACTACTATGAGGTTCACAAAGAACTCTTTGAAGGTGTCCAGAAGTGGGAAGAAAGCTGGAGGCTTTTCTTAGAGTTTGAG AGAAAAGCTTCAGATCCAAGTCGATTTACAAATCGTGGAGGAAATCTTCTAAAAGAGGAAAAGCAGAGAGCCAAACTCCAAAAAACACTCCCTAAG TTGGAAGAGGAGTTGAAAGCAAGAATTGAAATGTGGGAACAGGAGCATTCAAAGGCATTTGTGGTGAATGGGCAGAAATTCATGGAGTACGTAACAGAACAGTGGGAGATGCACCGGCTGGAGAAGGAGAGGGCCAAGCAGGAACGA caactaaagaacaagaagcagacagagacagagatgctCTATGGCAGTACTCCGCGAACACCCAACAAGCGGCGAGGACTGGCACCCAGCACTCCGGGCAAAGTGCGCAAG CTGAACACTACCACCATGTCCAATGCTACGGCCAACAGCAGCATTCGGCCTGTCTTTTCGGGGACAGTCTACCGCTCCCCTGTGTCTCGACTTCCACCTTCTGGCGGCAAG CCAGTCATCACTTCCACCTGTTCAGGGAAAAAAACACCCCGTGCCGTCAAGCATGGAGCCAACAAGGAGAACCTGGAGCTCAATGGCAGCATCCTCAGCG AAGGATCCGTCCCTCTCTGA
- the PRC1 gene encoding protein regulator of cytokinesis 1 isoform X2, with amino-acid sequence MRRSEVLAEESILCLQKALNHLREIWELIGIPEDQRLQRTEVVKKHIKDLLDMMIAEEESLKERLIKSIAVCQKELNTLCSELNVEPFHEEGETTILQLEKDLRTQVELRRKQKKERKQELKILQEQDQELCEILCMPHYEIDSTSVPSLEELNQFRQHVATLRETKASRREEFVNIKRQIILCMEELEHTPDTSFERDVVCEDEEAFCLSLENIATLQKLLRQLEVRKSQNEAVCEGLRAQIRELWDRLQIPAEEREAVATVMTGSKAKVRKALQLEVDRLEELKMQNMKKVIEAIRVEVAQHWDKCFYSQEQRRAFAAYYSEDYTENLLQLHDAEIVRLRNYYEVHKELFEGVQKWEESWRLFLEFERKASDPSRFTNRGGNLLKEEKQRAKLQKTLPKLEEELKARIEMWEQEHSKAFVVNGQKFMEYVTEQWEMHRLEKERAKQERQLKNKKQTETEMLYGSTPRTPNKRRGLAPSTPGKVRKLNTTTMSNATANSSIRPVFSGTVYRSPVSRLPPSGGKPVITSTCSGKKTPRAVKHGANKENLELNGSILSGGYPDSAPPRRNFSINSVASTYSEFADPSLSDSSTVGLQRELSKASKSDAASRILNSTNIQS; translated from the exons ATGAGGAGAAG TGAGGTGCTGGCGGAGGAGTCCATACTATGTCTCCAGAAAGCCCTGAATCACCTTCGGGAAATATGGGAATTGATTGGCATTCCAGAGGACCAGCGGTTACAAAGAACTGAGGTTGTAAAGAAGCACATCAAG GACCTCCTGGATATGATGATTGCTGAAGAGGAAAGCCTGAAGGAAAGACTTATCAAAAGCATAGCCGTCTGTCAAAAAGAACTGAACACTCTGTGCAGCGAGTTAAATGTTGAGCCTTTTCAT GAAGAAGGAGAGACAACCATCTTGCAACTAGAAAAGGATTTGCGTACTCAGGTAGAActgaggagaaaacagaaaaaggagagaaaacaagaactgaaaattcttcaagaacaaGATCAAGAACTGTGTGAAATTCTTTGCATGCCCCATTATGAAATCGACAGCACCTCAGTTCCCAGCTTAGAAGAGCTGAACCAGTTTAGACAGCATGTGGCAACTTTGAGGGAAACAAAG GCATCTAGGCGTGAGGAGTTTGTTAACATAAAGAGACAAATCATACTGTGTATGGAGGAATTAGAGCACACTCCGGACACAAGCTTTGAAAGAGACGTGGTGTGTGAAGATGAAGAAGCCTTCTGTTTATCTCTGGAAAATATTGCAACACTACAGAAGTTGCTCCGGCAG CTGGAAGTGCGAAAATCACAAAATGAAGCAGTGTGTGAGGGGCTGCGTGCTCAGATACGAGAACTCTGGGATAGGTTGCAAATACctgcagaagaaagagaagctGTGGCCACGGTTATGACTGGGTCGAAGGCCAAGGTCCGGAAAGCG CTGCAGTTAGAAGTGGATCGGTTGGAAGAACTGAAAATGCAAAACATGAAGAAGGTGATCGAGGCAATCCGAGTGGAGGTGGCGCAGCACTGGGACAAGTGTTTCTACAGCCAGGAGCAGAGGCGGGCGTTCGCCGCCTACTACTCCG AGGACTACACAGAAAATCTGCTCCAGCTCCATGATGCCGAGATCGTGCGGTTAAGAAACTACTATGAGGTTCACAAAGAACTCTTTGAAGGTGTCCAGAAGTGGGAAGAAAGCTGGAGGCTTTTCTTAGAGTTTGAG AGAAAAGCTTCAGATCCAAGTCGATTTACAAATCGTGGAGGAAATCTTCTAAAAGAGGAAAAGCAGAGAGCCAAACTCCAAAAAACACTCCCTAAG TTGGAAGAGGAGTTGAAAGCAAGAATTGAAATGTGGGAACAGGAGCATTCAAAGGCATTTGTGGTGAATGGGCAGAAATTCATGGAGTACGTAACAGAACAGTGGGAGATGCACCGGCTGGAGAAGGAGAGGGCCAAGCAGGAACGA caactaaagaacaagaagcagacagagacagagatgctCTATGGCAGTACTCCGCGAACACCCAACAAGCGGCGAGGACTGGCACCCAGCACTCCGGGCAAAGTGCGCAAG CTGAACACTACCACCATGTCCAATGCTACGGCCAACAGCAGCATTCGGCCTGTCTTTTCGGGGACAGTCTACCGCTCCCCTGTGTCTCGACTTCCACCTTCTGGCGGCAAG CCAGTCATCACTTCCACCTGTTCAGGGAAAAAAACACCCCGTGCCGTCAAGCATGGAGCCAACAAGGAGAACCTGGAGCTCAATGGCAGCATCCTCAGCGGTGGGTACCCTGACTCGGCCCCCCCACGGCGCAACTTCAGCATTAATTCTGTTGCCAGCACCTATTCTGAGTTTGCG GATCCGTCCCTCTCTGACAGCTCCACTGTTGGGCTTCAG cGCGAACTTTCAAAGGCTTCCAAATCTGATGCTGCTTCCCGAATCCTCAATTCAACCAACATCCAGTCCTGA
- the PRC1 gene encoding protein regulator of cytokinesis 1 isoform X4 translates to MRRSEVLAEESILCLQKALNHLREIWELIGIPEDQRLQRTEVVKKHIKDLLDMMIAEEESLKERLIKSIAVCQKELNTLCSELNVEPFHEEGETTILQLEKDLRTQVELRRKQKKERKQELKILQEQDQELCEILCMPHYEIDSTSVPSLEELNQFRQHVATLRETKASRREEFVNIKRQIILCMEELEHTPDTSFERDVVCEDEEAFCLSLENIATLQKLLRQLEVRKSQNEAVCEGLRAQIRELWDRLQIPAEEREAVATVMTGSKAKVRKALQLEVDRLEELKMQNMKKVIEAIRVEVAQHWDKCFYSQEQRRAFAAYYSEDYTENLLQLHDAEIVRLRNYYEVHKELFEGVQKWEESWRLFLEFERKASDPSRFTNRGGNLLKEEKQRAKLQKTLPKLEEELKARIEMWEQEHSKAFVVNGQKFMEYVTEQWEMHRLEKERAKQERQLKNKKQTETEMLYGSTPRTPNKRRGLAPSTPGKVRKLNTTTMSNATANSSIRPVFSGTVYRSPVSRLPPSGGKPVITSTCSGKKTPRAVKHGANKENLELNGSILSARTFKGFQI, encoded by the exons ATGAGGAGAAG TGAGGTGCTGGCGGAGGAGTCCATACTATGTCTCCAGAAAGCCCTGAATCACCTTCGGGAAATATGGGAATTGATTGGCATTCCAGAGGACCAGCGGTTACAAAGAACTGAGGTTGTAAAGAAGCACATCAAG GACCTCCTGGATATGATGATTGCTGAAGAGGAAAGCCTGAAGGAAAGACTTATCAAAAGCATAGCCGTCTGTCAAAAAGAACTGAACACTCTGTGCAGCGAGTTAAATGTTGAGCCTTTTCAT GAAGAAGGAGAGACAACCATCTTGCAACTAGAAAAGGATTTGCGTACTCAGGTAGAActgaggagaaaacagaaaaaggagagaaaacaagaactgaaaattcttcaagaacaaGATCAAGAACTGTGTGAAATTCTTTGCATGCCCCATTATGAAATCGACAGCACCTCAGTTCCCAGCTTAGAAGAGCTGAACCAGTTTAGACAGCATGTGGCAACTTTGAGGGAAACAAAG GCATCTAGGCGTGAGGAGTTTGTTAACATAAAGAGACAAATCATACTGTGTATGGAGGAATTAGAGCACACTCCGGACACAAGCTTTGAAAGAGACGTGGTGTGTGAAGATGAAGAAGCCTTCTGTTTATCTCTGGAAAATATTGCAACACTACAGAAGTTGCTCCGGCAG CTGGAAGTGCGAAAATCACAAAATGAAGCAGTGTGTGAGGGGCTGCGTGCTCAGATACGAGAACTCTGGGATAGGTTGCAAATACctgcagaagaaagagaagctGTGGCCACGGTTATGACTGGGTCGAAGGCCAAGGTCCGGAAAGCG CTGCAGTTAGAAGTGGATCGGTTGGAAGAACTGAAAATGCAAAACATGAAGAAGGTGATCGAGGCAATCCGAGTGGAGGTGGCGCAGCACTGGGACAAGTGTTTCTACAGCCAGGAGCAGAGGCGGGCGTTCGCCGCCTACTACTCCG AGGACTACACAGAAAATCTGCTCCAGCTCCATGATGCCGAGATCGTGCGGTTAAGAAACTACTATGAGGTTCACAAAGAACTCTTTGAAGGTGTCCAGAAGTGGGAAGAAAGCTGGAGGCTTTTCTTAGAGTTTGAG AGAAAAGCTTCAGATCCAAGTCGATTTACAAATCGTGGAGGAAATCTTCTAAAAGAGGAAAAGCAGAGAGCCAAACTCCAAAAAACACTCCCTAAG TTGGAAGAGGAGTTGAAAGCAAGAATTGAAATGTGGGAACAGGAGCATTCAAAGGCATTTGTGGTGAATGGGCAGAAATTCATGGAGTACGTAACAGAACAGTGGGAGATGCACCGGCTGGAGAAGGAGAGGGCCAAGCAGGAACGA caactaaagaacaagaagcagacagagacagagatgctCTATGGCAGTACTCCGCGAACACCCAACAAGCGGCGAGGACTGGCACCCAGCACTCCGGGCAAAGTGCGCAAG CTGAACACTACCACCATGTCCAATGCTACGGCCAACAGCAGCATTCGGCCTGTCTTTTCGGGGACAGTCTACCGCTCCCCTGTGTCTCGACTTCCACCTTCTGGCGGCAAG CCAGTCATCACTTCCACCTGTTCAGGGAAAAAAACACCCCGTGCCGTCAAGCATGGAGCCAACAAGGAGAACCTGGAGCTCAATGGCAGCATCCTCAGCG cGCGAACTTTCAAAGGCTTCCAAATCTGA